GAGCGGGCGACTGGCCGGCGGCGGCGTCGTCTCGACGGTGATGTCCAATCTCGGCCTCGAACGCTTCCTTGGCGACATGAAGTTGCAGCTGCATCGCACCAAGGTCGGCGACCGCTATGTCGTTGAGCATATGCGCGCCCATGGGTTGAATGTCGGCGGCGAGCAGTCGGGCCACATTGTGCTGTCCGATTTCTCGACCACTGGCGACGGGCTGGTCTCGGCGCTGCAGGTGCTGGCCTGCATCAAGCGGCAGAACCGGCCGGTCAGCGAATTGTCGAAGAAATTCGAGCCGGTGCCGCAGCTGTTGAAGAATGTCCGCATCGCCGGCGGCAAGCCGCTTGAAGAAGCCTTGGTCAAGGCGGCGATCGAAGATGCGCGCAACCGTCTTGGCAAGGCCGGCCGCCTGGTTATCCGGCCCTCGGGCACCGAGCCGCTGATCCGCGTCATGGCCGAGGGCGACGACCCACAGCTGGTCGAGGCCGTGGTCAACGACATCGTCGACATCATCTCGGAAACGCGCAGCGCCGCCTGATTGCGCTGCCTCCGACGGGAGGGGCGAACTGCCGGCTCAAGACTTCAAGCCCGCCTGCAGGCGGGCTTTTTGTTTCGGCCAGGGTTGGTCCCAGCGTCATGGCGGCGGAGGCCGTTTGCTAAAATGTCGAGAATTCGTGGTTAATCGACAGGGTTAAACGCCTTTTAACTTTTGCAATTCATTATCCACAACTGAGGTCAAACACATTCGAGCGGATTCAAAGTTCCGACGGGTTCTCAGGGGTGACAAACATGTTCAATGCAGCAAAAATGGCTTTCCTTGCCGCGCTGTTCGCAGGCGTGGCCGGGCCAGTATTCGCCGCCGATCTGGCGGAGCCGCCAGTGGTCGAAGAGGCGCCGGCGCCGATCGCCTATGAACAGCCGGCCGATTTCGGCGGCTGGTACATCCGCGGCGATATCGACTATCACTGGTCGAAGTTCCGCGGTGGTGACTACACCACCTACAGCCCGGCACCGCCCCAACTCCCCGGTTCGTTCGCCTCCGGCAAGTTGAAGAGTTCCTTTTCGGCCGGCGCCGGTGTCGGTTACCAGGTCAACCGGTACTTCCGCACCGATCTGACCTTCGACTGGATGGGCAAGTCCAATTTCCGCGGCTCGACCAATGGTTTCTGCGGCGGCGGCATAGCTTGTACCTCCGTCGACACATCGTCCTATTCGGCGATGCTGCTCCTGGCCAATGCCTATGTCGATATCGGCACCTGGCACGGCGTGACGCCCTATGTCGGCGCCGGCATCGGTGGTGCCTGGGTCAAGTGGGATACGCTGCACAATACCGATCTCGATGGCTCCTTCGAGCACAGCGGCGGCAAGGGCTGGCGCTTTGCCTATGCCCTCATGGCCGGCGCCTCCTACTGCCTGACCGACCGGGTCAAGCTCGATCTCGGCTATCGCTACAGCCACATCAATGGTGGCAAGATGTTCAACTACGCCTCCGACAGCGATGTCGGCCCGGGCTTCGATCGCGGCATCAACGTGCACGAAGTGCGCGGCGGCCTGCGCTACCAGTTCGGCCGGTCGGACTGCGCCCCGCCGCCGGAGCCCTACGTTCCCGAACCGGAGCCGGTCTACACCAAGTAGTCGCTTCGAAATCCAGGAATTTGCGAACCGCCCGGCCATGCCGGGCGGTTTTTGTTTGCCGATTGCGGTGCACTTCCAGCCGCGGCGTGCGGAGAGAAAGCCTATCGAAATCAAATCGGTAACGTCGCGTTATCCTTAACCCGCACTTAACCACTATGGTTAACAATGCCTACTGAAACGGCGCTTGCGATCAAAATGAAGAGCGCCAATTTCAGGAGCCGGGGACCCATGAATTTCAAATTGCTGACAGCGCCGGCACTTGCCGCACTCGCGCTTGCGCTGCTGACGCCGGCGCAAGCCGCGGACTACGATCCGCCGATCTATGTCGATCAGGCGCCGGACTATCAACCGGTCGAGGTCGGCTCGGGCTGGTATCTGCGCGGCGATGTCTCTTATCTGGCGCAGAAGAGCTACGAGGATCAGGATTTCACCTTCGCCCCCGCGAGCTTCAGCGAGAAGCAGGATCCGGCCTTTGCCAGCATCGGCTTCGGCTACCACTTCAACGACTATCTGCGCGGCGACGTCAATCTTGGCTATCTGCCCGGCAACAAGATCGGCGTCGGCTTTGACGATTCGGCGACGCCGCCGCCGGGTGGTGCGACCATCGCGTCGGCATCGCTGCAAAATTATTCCCTGTCGGGCATGGTCAATGGCTATGTCGATCTCGGCACTTATGTCGGGATCACGCCCTACCTCGGCGCCGGCATTGGGCTGGTCCGGAGCAAATACAAGCTGTCGGCGAGTTACTTCACCGACAATGTCGACCCTACGGATGATTTCGTCCGGAACGACAACAAGACCCAGTATTCCCTCGCCTACACGCTGGATGCGGGCCTGGCCTATCAGGTGACCAAGAATGTTTCTGTAGATCTCGGCTACCAGTACTTCTCCGCGCCGGATGCCGAATATGTCACGGCCGAGAGCCTGACCTCCTATCCGATCCGCAAGGGCATCAGCAATCATCAGGTCAAGCTCGGCCTGCGCTACGACCTCTGGTAGGCTGGCTGCAGATACGAAACCCGACGGCGGATCTCTTCGATCCGCCGTTTGCGTTTGGGCTCACGACATCCTGATCCCGGACTGCTTCTATCTTGTCAGCGACAAAAACTTTCCTCTTGACGCCTGAGGGCTGAACGCATATCGCCGTTCGTGGGCCACCCCTCCCCAACGAGGGGCCACTATCTGGAAGGATAGACCACGATGACGATGCATACGAAGCCCGGACTCCGTCCGGCAAACCCCAATTTCTCCTCAGGTCCCTGCGCAAAACGCCCCGGCTGGTCGGTCGAGGCGCTGAAGAATGCCGCGCTCGGCCGTTCCCACCGCGCCAAGATCGGCAAGACCAAGCTCGAACAGGCGATCGAGCTGACGCGCGAAATTCTCCAGGTTCCGGCGGATTACCGTATCGGCATCGTGCCGGCGTCGGACACGGGTGCTGTCGAGATGGCGCTGTGGTCGCTGCTCGGCGAACGCGGCGTCGACATGGTGGCATGGGAAAGCTTTGGCTCGGGCTGGGTGACCGATGTCGTCAAGCAGCTGAAGCTCGCCGGTATCAGAAAGATCGAGGCAGGCTATGGCGAACTGCCGGATCTCACCAAGATCGATTTCGACCGCGATGTGGTCTTCACCTGGAACGGCACGACCTCAGGCGTGCGCGTGCCGAATGGCGATTTCATCCCGGCGGATCGCAAGGGCCTGACCATCTGCGATGCCACCTCAGCGGCATTCGCGCAAAAGCTCGATTTCCAGAAGCTCGATGTCGTCACCTTCTCCTGGCAGAAAGTGCTGGGCGGCGAGGGCGCACACGGCATGCTGATCCTGTCGCCTCGCGCCGTCGAGCGACTGGAAACCTACAAGCCGGCGTGGCCGTTGCCGAAAATCTTCCGCCTGACCTCGGGCGGCAAGCTGATCGAAGGCATCTTCAAGGGCGAGACCATCAACACGCCGTCGATGCTGTGCGTCGAGGACTATCTCGATGCGCTTCATTGGGCGAAGTCGATCGGCGGTCTCGATGCGTTGATTGCCAGAGCCGATGCCAATGCCGCCGTGCTCGATGGGTTTGTCGACAAGTCGTCCTGGCTCGGCCATCTCGCGGTCGATGCGGCGACACGTTCCAACACGTCCGTATGTCTGTCCTTCACCGACGCCGATGTCGCGGCGCTCGACGCCGACGGGCAGGCGGCTTTCGCCAAGGCGATCGTCTCTGTGCTCGACAAGGAAGGCGTCGCGTTCGACATTGGATCCTATCGCGATGCACCTTCCGGCCTGCGCATCTGGTGCGGTGCCACCGTCGAGACATCCGATCTCGAGGCGCTGCTGCCTTGGCTCGACTGGGCCTTCGCCACGCAGAAGGCTTCGCTGAAGGCCGCAGCCTGAGATTTCGTGGTGGCCTGCGGGCCGCCCTTTCCCGACAATCCAGTTCAAGGAGGCCGCCATGGCGCCCCGCGTTCTCGTCTCTGACAAACTCTCCACCACCGCCGTCCAGATATTCAAGGACCGCGGTATCGAGGTCGACTATTTGCCCGATCTCGGCAAGGACAAGGAAAAGCTGCTCGAAGTCATCGGCCAGTATGATGGCCTTGCCATCCGCTCGGCGACCAAGGTCACGGAAAAACTGATCAACGCCGCGACAAGACTCAAGGTCGTCGGCCGCGCCGGCATCGGTGTCGACAATGTCGACATCCCCGCGGCGAGCCGCAAGGGCATCATCGTGATGAACACGCCTTTCGGCAATTCGATCACCACGGCCGAACATGCGGTGGCGATGATCTTTGCACTCGCACGGCAGATCCCGGAGGCCAATGCCTCGACCCATGCCGGCAAATGGGAAAAGAACCGTTTCATGGGCGTCGAGATCACCGGCAAGACGCTGGGTGTCATCGGCTGCGGCAATATCGGCTCGATCGTCGCCACGCGCGGCGTCGGCCTGAAGATGCATGTCGTTGCCTTCGACCCGTTCCTGTCGGACAAGCGCGCCGAGGAACTCGGCGTCGACAAGGTCGAGCTGGACGAGCTTTTCGCCCGCGCCGATTTCATCACGCTGCACACGCCGCTGACCGACAAGACGCGCAACATCATCGACGCGGCGGCGATCGCCAAAATGAAGAACGGCGTGCGCATCATCAATTGCGCGCGTGGCGGGCTCATCGTCGAAGCCGACCTGGTCGCGGCGCTGAAGAGCGGCAAGGTGGCGGGCGCCGGCGTCGATGTGTTCGAGGTCGAACCGGCGGAGAACAACGCGCTGTTCGGCATGGAGAATGTGGTGGCAACGCCGCATCTCGGCGCCTCGACAGCGGAAGCGCAGGAAAATGTCGCGCTCCAGGTGGCCGAGCAGATGGCCGACTATCTGATCAAGGGCGCGGTTTCGAATGCCATCAACATGCCCTCGATCACGGCCGAGGAAGCACCGCGGCTGAAGCCGTTCGTCAAGCTCGCCGAAGTGCTCGGCGCCTTTGTCGGCCAAGTCACCGAGGACCCGATCAACGAGGTCGAGATCCTGTTCGACGGCTCGACCGCGACGATGAACACGCGTGCCCTGATCAGTGCCGCGCTTGCCGGACTGATCCGGCCGCAGGTCGCCGACGTCAATATGGTGTCGGCGCCGATCATGGTGAAGGAGCGCGGCATCATCGTCGCCGAGGTCAAGCGCGACAAGTCGGGCGTGTTCGACGGCTACATCAAGCTGACGGTGAAGACCGAGCACATG
This region of Mesorhizobium sp. C432A genomic DNA includes:
- a CDS encoding outer membrane protein, whose product is MFNAAKMAFLAALFAGVAGPVFAADLAEPPVVEEAPAPIAYEQPADFGGWYIRGDIDYHWSKFRGGDYTTYSPAPPQLPGSFASGKLKSSFSAGAGVGYQVNRYFRTDLTFDWMGKSNFRGSTNGFCGGGIACTSVDTSSYSAMLLLANAYVDIGTWHGVTPYVGAGIGGAWVKWDTLHNTDLDGSFEHSGGKGWRFAYALMAGASYCLTDRVKLDLGYRYSHINGGKMFNYASDSDVGPGFDRGINVHEVRGGLRYQFGRSDCAPPPEPYVPEPEPVYTK
- a CDS encoding outer membrane protein, encoding MNFKLLTAPALAALALALLTPAQAADYDPPIYVDQAPDYQPVEVGSGWYLRGDVSYLAQKSYEDQDFTFAPASFSEKQDPAFASIGFGYHFNDYLRGDVNLGYLPGNKIGVGFDDSATPPPGGATIASASLQNYSLSGMVNGYVDLGTYVGITPYLGAGIGLVRSKYKLSASYFTDNVDPTDDFVRNDNKTQYSLAYTLDAGLAYQVTKNVSVDLGYQYFSAPDAEYVTAESLTSYPIRKGISNHQVKLGLRYDLW
- a CDS encoding phosphoserine transaminase, with the protein product MTMHTKPGLRPANPNFSSGPCAKRPGWSVEALKNAALGRSHRAKIGKTKLEQAIELTREILQVPADYRIGIVPASDTGAVEMALWSLLGERGVDMVAWESFGSGWVTDVVKQLKLAGIRKIEAGYGELPDLTKIDFDRDVVFTWNGTTSGVRVPNGDFIPADRKGLTICDATSAAFAQKLDFQKLDVVTFSWQKVLGGEGAHGMLILSPRAVERLETYKPAWPLPKIFRLTSGGKLIEGIFKGETINTPSMLCVEDYLDALHWAKSIGGLDALIARADANAAVLDGFVDKSSWLGHLAVDAATRSNTSVCLSFTDADVAALDADGQAAFAKAIVSVLDKEGVAFDIGSYRDAPSGLRIWCGATVETSDLEALLPWLDWAFATQKASLKAAA
- the serA gene encoding phosphoglycerate dehydrogenase, whose protein sequence is MAPRVLVSDKLSTTAVQIFKDRGIEVDYLPDLGKDKEKLLEVIGQYDGLAIRSATKVTEKLINAATRLKVVGRAGIGVDNVDIPAASRKGIIVMNTPFGNSITTAEHAVAMIFALARQIPEANASTHAGKWEKNRFMGVEITGKTLGVIGCGNIGSIVATRGVGLKMHVVAFDPFLSDKRAEELGVDKVELDELFARADFITLHTPLTDKTRNIIDAAAIAKMKNGVRIINCARGGLIVEADLVAALKSGKVAGAGVDVFEVEPAENNALFGMENVVATPHLGASTAEAQENVALQVAEQMADYLIKGAVSNAINMPSITAEEAPRLKPFVKLAEVLGAFVGQVTEDPINEVEILFDGSTATMNTRALISAALAGLIRPQVADVNMVSAPIMVKERGIIVAEVKRDKSGVFDGYIKLTVKTEHMTRSIAGTCFSDGKPRFIQIKGINLDAEVGQHMLYTTNADAPGIIGLLGTVCGENGVNIANFQLGRNRPGGDAIALLYLDAPFPEKVLEQVKAHKSIDSAKRLQFDVNAM